The Pirellulales bacterium DNA window TGTCGGCGTAAGACAGCTTGCCTTGCTTGACCAGGTCTTTGATGAGCCGCTTGAGCTCGCGCAGCCGAGATTCGGGCAGGTTGAGCTTTTTGGCAATCTGCCGCGGCTTGGCCGGTCGATAGTTCGGCCGATTCACGAAGTCGAGCAGTTCTTTCGCGAGATCTTGTGCGGGGTCAGCCATTAAATCGGTCATTTATTAATTGCTTCGCGCGGTTCAATAGAATTCCGACGACCGTTCCTGCGTCGCGATTCACATAAAGGGTCAAACGATCGTTGACTCGTTCAGCGCGGTAGTTGTCGACGGATAAAAAAACCTCGATGCAATCGCCATCGGCGTCGTAAAACGCCTTCGGCTCGTTAAAGCGATCCTGCGATTGAGCGGCTTTGGCAAGAAGCCGCTGTGCAAAAGCATCGTTCAGGCTGGTGTCTTGGGGCTTCATCAGGTTCAGTCACAGATGGGGATGCAAACGCAAACGGCCTGTTGCTCGCCCAGGGCCCGCCACGGTAGGCCACATCGAACACGGTGGGCCGGCGCTCGCAAGCTCGCTGGTGTCACCCTACCTCGGATTTGCATGGTTGTTCTTATTCGCCGTTCCGTTCTGCGACCGCTGTCCGGCCCTCGCGCGGAAAATCGCGTCCCTTGAACAGCTTGCGGCCCAAGTTTTGGTTGTAGCTGGTCCAGCAGCTTTCGACATTCGGGTCGTCGCGCATCTGTTGCTCGAAACTGTGCAGCTTGGCGTCGAGATTGTCGAGATGGTGCAGCGCCACGGCTTCCAAGGTCATCGGCAACTTGGGACTGCCGTACTCGTATTGCCCGTGATGGCTGACGATCATGTGCTTCAGCCGCAGGGCGAGTTCTTCAGGCACGGCTTCGCCCGACAGCCGTTCGGCTTCGCGCAGCTTGGCCTCGAGCAGGTTCAGCCCCATCACCACGTGCCCGATGAGCTGCCCTTCGTCGGTATAGGCGAAGCCGCGGTCGTAACTCAGCTCGCCGATTTTTCCGGCGTCGTGCAAGAACGCGCCCATCAACAGCAGGTCGGGATCGAGCGAACGATAGAGCGGCGCCACGCGCGTGCAGATCTCCATCAGGCTGACGACGTGCTCCAACAGGCCGCCCACGTAGGCGTGGTGGTTCTTGACGCCGGCAGGGGCGCGCGTGAACCGGCCCATGAACTGGTCGTCGATCAGAAAACATTCCGCCAAGGTCAGCAGGGGCGGGCTTTTCATGCCGCGCAACAGCTCTTTCAGCCGCGACGCCAGCCGTTCGATTTCCTGCGGCCCGACGGGCATGAAATCGCCGTAATCGATCTCGTCGTGCCGGGCCTTGCAGATATTCGAGGCGATGAGCTGCAAGCAGCCCTGATAGACTTGCGTGTTCCCCTCGACGCGCACGAAATCGCCGTCGTCGAAGTTGCGATATTCGACTTCGCTGGCGTTCCACATGCGGGCGCTGATCGTGCCGCTGCGGTCCGACAATTCAACCTGCAAATAGAGATTGCCGTTGCGGTTGGGGCGCAACTGCTTTTGCGAAACGAGAAACACCTGGTCGACGGCCTCTTGATGGCCGAACTGATTCACAAACCGACGGGGCATAGCAAGCCTTTCGCCCTGATACCAACGACGTGCCGAGACAAACAGGCCCGGCAGCATCGGCCGGGCACTCTTCGATTCTAGCGCTTGCCGCGGCCGGCCACAAGGCGTGCTGACTTGACCCGCGCGGCGCGGCTGTTATGCTGGCCCACATGGCCAAGAAGAACTCGAAGAAGAAGCCCGTCAAGCGACGGACGGCCGCGGCAATTCTGGCCCGCATGCACGCCAAAGAAGCCGAGCGGCAAGCCGCACCGCGCAAAGAGATGACCAAGAAGAGGCGACAGGAAATTAAAGACAAGCAACGGGCAGCCGCGCTGCGATTGTGGGCCCCCGGCGGTCGTCTGCGAAAACTGCTGAAACAACGCAAGCAGGACGCCCGGCAGCGCGGCAACGCGGGATAGCACGCCGCGGAGACGTCAAGGCGACGGGATCGGCCGAGCATCCGCCAGCCGACGGTTGCGCTACTTTACGTTGCTCGCCTACGGCTGGCTTTTTGTGGTTGTTTCGCTTCGCCGGCTTCCAAGGCGCGATGTACCTTGTCGAACGTACTCAGGCTCGGCGAACGCTTCGCTTGTTCGATGCGGTTCAGCGTTTCCGGCCGAATGCCGGCGCGGCGAGCCAGCTCGGCTTGCCCCGCTCACGTCGGGCCATTGCTCCAAACGGTCGAGCAATCGCGCGACGCGCGGGCGGATGCCGCGCGGCAGGGCTTGGAATTGCGCGTCCGCCTGGGGCGTCAATTCGACGGTGGCCATGCCCTAGTATCACGGCGCTTGACGCGCCGGTCAAGGCGATGACGCGCCACCAGGCGGTGCCGCGATCGATTGCTATGTTCGGCTTGAGCGAGTCACTTTTAAATCGCGCACCGGCTTGCCGGCCTCGAAGAGCTGCAAGTGCTCAGCGGCTTCCTCGCGCTGAGCGTCGTCCGGCGGCGCCTTCTCTAGCGCCCGCTTGGCATACTTCACAGCGCTGGTGAAGTCGCCGGCCTCGGCGTAGGCGGCGGCCAGCGTGTCGATGTCGCCCCATTCCTGCCAGGCCGTCAATTCACAGGCATGTCGGGCCGATTCGACCGCTTTTTTCCCGTCGCGGACCTTCGCATCCCCGGCCGTCGCCAAAATCCATGCCCGACGGCCGTAGATCAAGGCGTCGTTGGGCTCGATCCGAATCGACCGGTCGTAGTCTTCCAGGGCTTTCTGGTAGTTGCCCTGGCGGAAGCGGGCCGAACCGGCGTTGTTCCAGGCGGCGGCGAAGTTCGGATCCAAACGCAGGGCCGCGTTGTAGTCGGCCAGTGCCCGCTCGTAGTCGTGCTTGGCCGCGAAGATGTTTCCGCGACTGTTGTGGTAAGGCGCGGCCTTGGGGTCGAGAAGAATCGCCTCGGTGATGTCGGCCAGGGCGGAATCGAGCTCGCCCTGGTAGTGCCGCACGGCGGCACGACGGTTGTACCACTCGGCCACCGCCGGCTGTTGGCGAATCTTCCGCGTGAAGTAGTCGGTGGCCTCGTCCATCGGCACCACCTCCGTCCGCTTGACCCAACCGGCCTGCCCGGTCGATTCGCGGACCCAGGCCCAATCGCCCTGATAATGTTCGATGACGCAATCCAGGTCGTTCAGCTTGCCGACGCTCCGGTCGGCAATCCGCAGGTCGGGACGATTGCGACTTGCCATGATGGCGCTGGTGTGCTGCTGGGCCTGGGCAAGCGAGGGAAGCAGCAGCAAGAACAGAATTCCGTGACGCATGAAGTTCAACATAGCACTGCGCTCCCTGGCGTCAATCGCTCGCGTTTCTTGGTCGTGTCCTCACCTTACCTTATGTTGAGTCGTTTACGATGTGTAGGCGACGGAGCGAACCGCCGTATCGGCCCGAGTTCACCGGGCGATAGAATCCGCCCCCGCGGAATAAAAGAACGGGAGCAAGTTTTGCTGGCCAACTGCCGATTCTATATCGCGGACCGGGCCGGAACTCCCGCAGGCTGCGGGAAGCGAGGCAATTCAATGACAAAACGCGAGCGACTCTACTGCGTCACCTGTTTGCTGGGCGCCATCGCCGCTTACCTCGCATCAGCTTCTCTCGCCTCGTCCCCCGCCTGCCCTAGCCTGTTTGCGCAGGCCAGGTCGAGCCAGCCGACGGACTTCCCAAATCGCGACGGCCAATGGGTCCGCGGCGATGCGTCCTTGCCGGTGGCCCTGGAGTCGGATGAAACCGACGATACCGAGGAGCTATCGGACCGCGAGAAGGCGTGTGAGTCGTCGGGGCGGCACTGTCCCGACGCATCGCGGCAGGCGACGCTGACCGCGGCCTCTCGGCAGCCGAAGCTTCTGATCACGCTCAACGCGCTGCGCGTCCGGCTGCAAATCTGATCGACGCCGCTCGGCCGTCGTTTTTCTCTCGGCGTTGGGTCTCGTGTGCCCGGCGCCTTCCACAGCACTTTCACCGCAGTCGCGCGCCGGCCACGCCCGGCGTTGCGGCGGCAGGGAGAAGATCAT harbors:
- a CDS encoding HD domain-containing protein, producing the protein MPRRFVNQFGHQEAVDQVFLVSQKQLRPNRNGNLYLQVELSDRSGTISARMWNASEVEYRNFDDGDFVRVEGNTQVYQGCLQLIASNICKARHDEIDYGDFMPVGPQEIERLASRLKELLRGMKSPPLLTLAECFLIDDQFMGRFTRAPAGVKNHHAYVGGLLEHVVSLMEICTRVAPLYRSLDPDLLLMGAFLHDAGKIGELSYDRGFAYTDEGQLIGHVVMGLNLLEAKLREAERLSGEAVPEELALRLKHMIVSHHGQYEYGSPKLPMTLEAVALHHLDNLDAKLHSFEQQMRDDPNVESCWTSYNQNLGRKLFKGRDFPREGRTAVAERNGE
- a CDS encoding tetratricopeptide repeat protein produces the protein MLNFMRHGILFLLLLPSLAQAQQHTSAIMASRNRPDLRIADRSVGKLNDLDCVIEHYQGDWAWVRESTGQAGWVKRTEVVPMDEATDYFTRKIRQQPAVAEWYNRRAAVRHYQGELDSALADITEAILLDPKAAPYHNSRGNIFAAKHDYERALADYNAALRLDPNFAAAWNNAGSARFRQGNYQKALEDYDRSIRIEPNDALIYGRRAWILATAGDAKVRDGKKAVESARHACELTAWQEWGDIDTLAAAYAEAGDFTSAVKYAKRALEKAPPDDAQREEAAEHLQLFEAGKPVRDLKVTRSSRT